From one Paracoccus pantotrophus genomic stretch:
- a CDS encoding thiamine pyrophosphate-dependent dehydrogenase E1 component subunit alpha, with protein sequence MQQSRTDILKAYRQMRMIREFEERLHIENRSGEIAGFTHLYAGQEAIAVGICEHLTDRDYISSTHRGHGHCIAKGCDPRLMMHEIYGRADGLCKGRGGSMHIADIDKGMLGANGIVGGGPPIAVGAALACQARGDGSVAVSFGGGGSSNQGTVFEAMNMAVVLKLPKIFVFELNGYSEHTGEGYGIGSDLAGRTRGFGLPVFEADGFDYFSVHQAMADALEHVRAGKGPCALIAEATRYFGHFEGDPQNYRAKDEVKTLRETRDALLRFRRKVTEAKLIEAGELDAIDAEIAAFIEDCVASARKAPAPGAEIMLSDVYADY encoded by the coding sequence CGGCAGATGCGGATGATCCGGGAATTCGAGGAAAGACTGCATATCGAGAATCGCAGCGGCGAAATCGCCGGCTTCACGCATCTGTATGCGGGACAAGAGGCGATCGCCGTCGGCATCTGCGAGCATCTGACCGACCGCGACTATATCAGCTCGACCCATCGCGGGCATGGCCATTGCATCGCCAAGGGTTGCGACCCGCGGCTGATGATGCACGAAATCTATGGCCGCGCCGACGGGCTGTGCAAGGGCCGCGGCGGCTCGATGCATATCGCCGACATCGACAAGGGCATGCTGGGCGCGAACGGCATCGTCGGCGGCGGGCCGCCCATCGCGGTCGGCGCGGCCCTGGCCTGCCAGGCGCGCGGCGACGGCAGCGTGGCGGTATCCTTCGGCGGCGGCGGCTCGTCGAACCAGGGCACGGTCTTCGAGGCGATGAACATGGCCGTCGTGCTGAAGCTGCCCAAGATCTTCGTCTTCGAACTGAACGGCTATTCCGAACATACCGGCGAAGGCTATGGCATCGGCTCGGACCTGGCCGGGCGGACGCGGGGCTTCGGCCTGCCGGTCTTCGAGGCGGATGGGTTCGACTATTTCTCGGTCCACCAGGCGATGGCGGATGCGCTGGAGCATGTGCGCGCCGGCAAGGGCCCCTGCGCCCTGATCGCCGAGGCGACGCGCTATTTCGGCCATTTCGAGGGCGATCCCCAGAACTACCGCGCCAAGGACGAGGTCAAGACCCTGCGCGAGACCCGGGACGCCCTGCTGCGTTTCCGCCGGAAAGTCACCGAGGCCAAGCTGATCGAGGCCGGCGAGCTCGATGCCATCGACGCCGAGATCGCGGCCTTCATCGAGGATTGCGTGGCCTCGGCCCGCAAGGCGCCGGCACCGGGGGCCGAGATCATGCTCTCTGACGTCTATGCCGATTACTAG
- a CDS encoding nuclear transport factor 2 family protein, producing MTDLEIRLDRLESRAEILALISHYCKACDDRDVPLLRSLFREESWVRSADGRMKGEGLEGIMQMYRKRFEVLGLSVHWTHDTVINFDPADPDRATGEVFCHAEAVRNQQVLVGSLRYEDEYRRRDGKWYFASRLLKFLYYVPVQSYAEALASPLRQRGYEVPMPGDYPESLPSWTGWVQHYQPEEQQA from the coding sequence TTGACCGATCTGGAAATCCGGCTGGACCGCCTGGAATCGCGTGCCGAGATCCTGGCGCTGATTTCGCATTACTGCAAAGCCTGCGACGACCGCGACGTGCCCCTGTTGCGGTCGCTGTTTCGCGAGGAGTCCTGGGTGCGCTCCGCCGACGGGCGCATGAAGGGCGAGGGGCTCGAGGGCATCATGCAGATGTATCGCAAGCGCTTCGAGGTGCTGGGCCTGTCCGTCCACTGGACCCATGACACGGTCATCAATTTCGATCCCGCCGACCCCGACCGCGCCACCGGCGAGGTGTTCTGCCATGCCGAGGCGGTGCGCAACCAGCAGGTGCTGGTCGGCTCGCTGCGCTACGAGGACGAATACCGCCGCCGCGACGGGAAATGGTATTTCGCCTCGCGGCTGCTGAAGTTCCTGTATTACGTGCCGGTGCAGAGCTATGCCGAGGCGCTGGCCTCGCCCTTGCGCCAGCGCGGATACGAGGTGCCGATGCCCGGCGACTATCCCGAATCGCTGCCCAGCTGGACCGGCTGGGTGCAGCATTACCAGCCCGAGGAACAGCAGGCGTGA
- a CDS encoding 2-oxo acid dehydrogenase subunit E2, with translation MALIHPVTLPKWGLEMSEGQISRWIVAEGDSVEPGTELVDIETDKIVNTLDTDRGGILRRILVPEGETAPVGALIAVLAEAEASEAELAAFIASYVPVDASFEPKDEAKSASPEPSPAAEAPAEAGAGPKASPLARRIAEQDGIDLAGVQGSGQGGKIKKADLPSRPAALAPDEAARRNTGARASPVAVNFANALGFDLTGLKPSGYRGRISLADVQAAVQAAGLWSPPAAAIPAAPAVAPAAAAQGVEQPFTGMRKSIANALRHSKQTVPHFYTAMDVEMDALMALRGQFNSGREGAKISVNDFLLRAAALALAAHPEVNIHVSDGGITRFDQVDLCVAVAIDAGLVTPVIRNAAQRSLTEIAAEAGRLIAAARDRSLTAEDLRGGTFTLSNLGMYGVRSFDAIINPPQGAILAVGAPRREARETAEGGLRFASVATLTLSADHRGIDGAVAARFLSTLKARIETPMALVM, from the coding sequence ATGGCCCTGATCCATCCCGTCACCCTGCCGAAATGGGGCCTTGAAATGTCCGAGGGCCAGATCTCGCGCTGGATCGTCGCCGAGGGCGACAGCGTCGAGCCGGGCACCGAGCTGGTCGACATCGAGACCGACAAGATCGTCAACACGCTGGACACCGACAGGGGCGGCATCCTGCGCCGCATCCTGGTGCCCGAGGGCGAGACCGCCCCGGTCGGCGCGCTGATCGCCGTGCTGGCCGAGGCGGAAGCCAGCGAGGCCGAGCTGGCCGCGTTCATCGCCTCCTATGTGCCCGTCGATGCCTCCTTCGAGCCCAAGGACGAGGCAAAATCCGCGTCGCCCGAGCCCTCCCCCGCCGCCGAGGCGCCCGCCGAGGCCGGCGCCGGGCCGAAGGCCTCTCCCCTGGCGCGCCGCATCGCGGAACAGGACGGCATCGACCTGGCCGGGGTCCAGGGCTCGGGCCAGGGCGGCAAGATCAAAAAGGCCGATCTGCCGTCGCGCCCTGCCGCGCTTGCCCCCGACGAAGCGGCAAGGCGGAATACGGGCGCCCGTGCCAGCCCGGTCGCGGTGAATTTCGCCAATGCGCTTGGCTTCGACCTGACCGGGCTGAAACCCAGCGGCTACCGCGGCCGCATCTCGCTGGCCGATGTGCAGGCGGCGGTGCAGGCGGCCGGCCTGTGGTCGCCGCCGGCGGCTGCGATCCCCGCCGCGCCGGCTGTGGCCCCGGCAGCCGCGGCGCAGGGGGTCGAGCAGCCCTTTACCGGGATGCGCAAATCCATCGCCAATGCGCTGCGCCATTCCAAGCAGACCGTGCCGCATTTCTACACCGCCATGGATGTCGAGATGGACGCGCTGATGGCCCTGCGCGGCCAGTTCAACAGCGGGCGCGAGGGGGCGAAGATCTCGGTCAACGACTTCCTGCTGCGCGCCGCCGCCCTGGCCCTGGCCGCCCATCCCGAGGTGAACATCCACGTCTCGGACGGCGGCATCACCCGCTTCGACCAGGTCGACCTGTGCGTCGCCGTGGCCATCGACGCCGGGCTGGTGACGCCGGTGATCCGCAATGCCGCGCAGCGATCCCTGACCGAGATCGCGGCCGAGGCGGGCCGGCTGATCGCCGCCGCCCGCGACCGCAGCCTGACCGCCGAGGATCTGCGCGGCGGCACCTTCACCCTGTCCAACCTGGGCATGTATGGCGTGCGCAGCTTCGACGCGATCATCAACCCGCCCCAGGGCGCGATCCTGGCGGTGGGCGCCCCCCGGCGCGAGGCGCGCGAGACCGCCGAGGGCGGGCTGCGCTTCGCCAGCGTCGCGACTCTGACGCTTTCGGCCGATCACCGCGGCATCGACGGCGCGGTCGCCGCGCGGTTCCTCTCCACCCTGAAGGCCCGGATCGAGACGCCGATGGCGCTGGTGATGTGA
- a CDS encoding aldo/keto reductase, translating into MDYRKLGRSGLTVSAVGLGCNNFNWTTDEAQSRRVVDAALDAGITFFDTANIYGRSGGSEEFLGRALGPRRGKAVVATKFGLEMADGSRGADRSYIIRCVEDSLRRLGTDWIDLYQLHESDPTTPIEETLDALDRLIAQGKVRYIGTSNMADWEIAHAHHLARELGVQHFISLQAEYSLIRRGAEATTIPCLKALGMGLLPYFPLASGLLTGKYRGGDPGEGRFGKIARLADRYLTPENLARVDRIADWCDRNGLVLTEVAFAWLLSKPVVASVMAGATKPEQVTANAKAAELRLNETQIGELEALLQDE; encoded by the coding sequence ATGGACTATCGCAAGCTGGGCCGTTCGGGCCTGACCGTCTCGGCGGTCGGGCTGGGCTGCAACAATTTCAACTGGACCACGGACGAGGCGCAATCGCGCCGGGTGGTCGATGCGGCACTGGATGCCGGGATCACCTTTTTCGACACCGCCAACATCTATGGCCGTTCCGGAGGGTCCGAGGAGTTCCTGGGCCGCGCCCTGGGCCCGCGGCGCGGCAAGGCCGTGGTGGCGACCAAGTTCGGCTTGGAAATGGCCGACGGCAGCCGCGGCGCCGACCGCTCCTATATCATCCGCTGCGTCGAGGACAGCCTGCGCCGGCTGGGCACCGACTGGATCGACCTGTACCAGCTGCATGAATCGGACCCGACCACCCCCATCGAGGAAACGCTCGATGCGCTGGACCGGCTGATCGCGCAGGGCAAGGTCCGCTATATCGGCACCTCGAACATGGCGGATTGGGAAATCGCCCATGCCCACCATCTGGCGCGGGAACTGGGCGTGCAGCATTTCATCTCGCTCCAGGCGGAATATTCGCTGATCCGGCGCGGGGCCGAGGCGACGACGATCCCCTGCCTGAAGGCGCTGGGAATGGGGCTTTTGCCCTATTTCCCGCTGGCCTCGGGGCTGCTGACCGGGAAATACCGCGGCGGCGATCCGGGCGAGGGGCGTTTCGGCAAGATCGCGCGGCTGGCCGACCGTTACCTGACGCCCGAGAACCTGGCCCGCGTGGACCGCATCGCCGATTGGTGCGACCGCAACGGGCTGGTCCTGACCGAGGTCGCCTTTGCCTGGCTGCTTTCGAAGCCCGTCGTGGCCTCGGTCATGGCCGGGGCGACCAAGCCCGAACAGGTGACGGCGAACGCAAAGGCCGCCGAGTTGCGGCTGAACGAAACCCAGATCGGCGAGTTGGAGGCGCTGCTGCAAGATGAATGA
- a CDS encoding VOC family protein, whose protein sequence is MSRHYGTLFQHGYVVPDADAAAHDWAGRMGVGPFFVYPVPIPFQVLKIWGEPVSAQVHKRVLMGYTGPVQIELIEPTDAASPYRDFLERRGAGLQHFGFLCDDFEAQLAAAEARGMIRAIEGHQALSRMCYLCDPADPDAPMIELVDLKPERRQMFDRMRLPSVGWDGRDVIREL, encoded by the coding sequence ATGAGCCGCCATTACGGAACCCTGTTCCAGCACGGATATGTGGTTCCCGATGCCGATGCCGCCGCCCATGACTGGGCCGGGCGCATGGGGGTCGGGCCCTTCTTCGTCTATCCGGTGCCGATCCCGTTCCAGGTGCTGAAGATCTGGGGCGAGCCGGTCTCGGCCCAGGTCCACAAGCGGGTGCTGATGGGCTATACCGGCCCGGTGCAGATCGAATTGATCGAGCCGACCGATGCAGCCTCGCCCTATCGCGATTTCCTGGAACGGCGCGGCGCCGGGCTTCAGCATTTCGGCTTTCTCTGCGACGATTTCGAGGCGCAGTTGGCAGCGGCCGAGGCGCGCGGCATGATCCGCGCCATCGAGGGGCATCAGGCGCTGTCGCGCATGTGCTATCTGTGCGACCCCGCCGATCCCGATGCGCCGATGATCGAACTGGTCGATCTGAAACCCGAGCGGCGGCAGATGTTCGACCGCATGCGCCTGCCCTCGGTCGGCTGGGACGGGCGCGACGTGATCCGCGAACTCTAG
- a CDS encoding alpha-ketoacid dehydrogenase subunit beta — protein MTVKTMREALNEALFQEMRRDPGVIVIGEDVSGGAGGSSGSRDAAGGIFGVTKGLMGEFGDKRVIDTPISESAIIGLANGAALAGMRPVAELMFADFVGVAMDQIYNQMAKFRYMFGGKAKAPIVVRMSMGAGMNAAAQHSQTIYSMLSAVPGLKVVVPSNPADAKGMLAAAIRDDDPVIFLEHKALYSSKGEVPDGEYVAPLHGASLVQSGKDATVVTLGRMVSFAAKAAAKLAGDGITVDLIDLRSTSPIDEEMILESLSLTGRLVVVDESNPVCSIASEIAAIAAEKGFASLRAPVVRVTAPHTPVPFARELERMYVPGPDRIEAAIRKAVKGE, from the coding sequence ATGACCGTGAAAACCATGCGAGAGGCGCTGAACGAGGCGCTGTTTCAGGAGATGCGCCGCGATCCCGGCGTCATCGTCATCGGCGAGGACGTGTCGGGCGGTGCCGGCGGGTCGTCGGGCAGCCGCGATGCGGCCGGGGGCATCTTCGGCGTGACCAAGGGGCTGATGGGCGAATTCGGCGACAAGCGCGTCATCGACACGCCGATCTCGGAAAGCGCCATCATCGGCCTGGCCAATGGTGCGGCGCTGGCCGGCATGCGCCCGGTGGCCGAGCTGATGTTCGCCGATTTCGTCGGCGTCGCCATGGACCAGATCTATAACCAGATGGCCAAGTTCCGCTATATGTTCGGCGGCAAGGCCAAGGCGCCCATCGTCGTGCGCATGTCCATGGGCGCAGGCATGAACGCCGCCGCCCAGCACAGCCAGACCATCTATTCCATGCTGTCGGCCGTGCCGGGGCTGAAGGTGGTGGTGCCGTCGAACCCGGCCGATGCCAAGGGCATGCTGGCCGCGGCGATCCGCGACGACGACCCGGTGATCTTTCTGGAACACAAGGCGCTTTATTCCAGCAAGGGCGAGGTGCCGGACGGCGAATATGTGGCACCGCTGCATGGCGCAAGCCTGGTGCAATCGGGCAAGGACGCGACCGTGGTCACGCTGGGCCGCATGGTCTCCTTTGCCGCAAAGGCGGCGGCCAAGCTGGCCGGGGACGGGATCACCGTCGATCTGATCGACCTGCGCTCCACCTCGCCCATCGACGAAGAGATGATCCTGGAAAGCCTGTCGCTGACCGGGCGGCTGGTGGTCGTGGACGAATCGAACCCGGTCTGTTCGATCGCCTCGGAAATCGCCGCCATCGCGGCCGAGAAGGGCTTCGCCTCGCTGCGCGCGCCGGTGGTGCGGGTCACGGCGCCGCATACGCCGGTGCCCTTCGCCCGCGAGTTGGAGCGCATGTATGTTCCCGGTCCCGACCGGATCGAAGCGGCCATCCGCAAAGCCGTGAAAGGAGAGTGA
- a CDS encoding class I adenylate-forming enzyme family protein, with product MSDILTASGTTVWRLIAGRAHDRPEAPALIEGGRVLSYADMIAAADRIAADLAARGVTRGDRVAVLSENCIEYGLTQLACAKLGAMVACLNWRLVAPELAWCIELVQPRLVLCSARHRDLARAACPDRQALDLRSLGCAGEAPDQARPEDGFIIIYTSGTTGRPKAAVISQRAQIARMCAFRLDLGLAREDGYISWAPMFHMGGTEHLFSTLLIGGAVTVMDGFDADRIIDTLEQQRIGWLMTVPATTELLLARLRTRRPRIKGVRVVGAMADMTPAAVIDEVTRLLDAPYLNSFGATETGMPPLSGDLIRPGEMPRSLAKKLSVLTELRLVGPDGRDVAEGETGEAWVRGPTLFSGYWNADQVNRETFSGGWFHMGDLFRRTPAGYEFAGRSKYLIKSGGENIYPAEIERVILADPRVADAIVVRRPDPHWGEVPVAVVARCDDSLDEAGVIALCRASLAGYKRPKGVVFVPVEQFPRSTSGKIIREAVEAMVQEATA from the coding sequence ATGTCGGATATCCTGACGGCCAGCGGCACGACGGTCTGGCGCCTGATCGCCGGGCGCGCCCATGACCGGCCCGAAGCGCCGGCGCTGATCGAGGGCGGCCGGGTGCTGAGCTATGCGGACATGATCGCCGCCGCCGACCGCATCGCCGCCGACCTGGCGGCGCGGGGCGTGACGCGGGGCGACCGCGTGGCCGTCCTGTCCGAGAACTGCATCGAATACGGCCTGACGCAGCTGGCCTGCGCCAAGCTGGGGGCGATGGTCGCCTGCCTGAACTGGCGGCTGGTCGCGCCGGAACTGGCCTGGTGCATCGAGCTGGTGCAGCCGCGGCTGGTGCTTTGCTCGGCCCGCCACCGCGACCTGGCCCGCGCCGCCTGCCCCGACCGCCAGGCCCTGGATCTGCGCAGCCTGGGATGCGCGGGCGAGGCCCCGGATCAGGCCCGGCCCGAGGACGGGTTCATCATCATCTATACCTCCGGCACCACCGGCCGGCCCAAGGCCGCCGTCATCAGCCAGCGGGCACAGATCGCGCGCATGTGCGCCTTTCGGCTGGACCTGGGACTGGCGCGCGAGGACGGCTATATCTCATGGGCGCCGATGTTCCACATGGGCGGCACCGAGCATCTGTTCTCGACCCTGCTGATCGGCGGCGCCGTCACCGTGATGGACGGGTTCGACGCCGACCGGATCATCGACACGCTGGAGCAGCAGCGCATCGGCTGGCTGATGACCGTGCCCGCCACCACCGAGCTGCTGCTGGCCCGGCTGCGGACGCGCCGGCCCCGGATCAAGGGCGTGCGCGTGGTCGGCGCCATGGCCGACATGACGCCGGCCGCGGTCATCGACGAGGTGACGCGGCTTTTGGACGCGCCCTATCTCAACTCCTTCGGCGCGACCGAGACCGGGATGCCGCCGCTCTCCGGCGACCTGATCCGGCCCGGAGAGATGCCGCGCAGCCTTGCCAAGAAGCTTAGCGTGCTGACCGAGCTGCGCCTTGTCGGCCCGGACGGCCGCGACGTGGCCGAGGGCGAGACCGGCGAAGCCTGGGTCAGGGGCCCGACGCTGTTCAGCGGCTACTGGAATGCCGACCAGGTCAACCGCGAGACTTTCAGCGGCGGCTGGTTCCACATGGGCGACCTGTTCCGCCGCACGCCCGCGGGCTATGAATTTGCCGGGCGCTCGAAATATCTCATCAAGTCCGGGGGCGAGAACATCTATCCGGCCGAGATCGAGCGGGTGATCCTGGCCGATCCGCGCGTCGCCGACGCCATCGTGGTGCGCCGCCCCGATCCGCATTGGGGCGAGGTGCCGGTGGCGGTGGTGGCGCGCTGCGACGACAGCCTGGACGAGGCCGGGGTGATCGCGCTGTGCCGCGCCAGCCTCGCTGGCTACAAGCGCCCCAAGGGGGTGGTCTTCGTCCCGGTCGAACAGTTCCCGCGCAGCACCAGCGGCAAGATCATCCGCGAGGCGGTCGAGGCCATGGTGCAGGAGGCCACGGCCTGA
- a CDS encoding SDR family NAD(P)-dependent oxidoreductase, whose amino-acid sequence MDKVAVITGAGSGLGAATARRFHRDGWRLVLGDLRPEGVQALAQELGATALACDVADEHQVEALVQTALDRHGRLDCMINNAGILGAIGPIGETAARDFNRVLEVMVSGVFHGTKHAANAMGDQGGAILNTASLAGVGAWANHSYTTAKHAVVGLTRSSAVELAPRAIRVNALAPGNVVTGMTSSLSGGEQAAYDRALARNPIPYVCTAEDIADAFAYLAGPSARGITGQVLVIDSGLDVAVVPPAYHQAPGRFVE is encoded by the coding sequence ATGGACAAGGTCGCCGTGATCACCGGCGCGGGCTCGGGCCTGGGCGCGGCGACCGCGCGGCGCTTTCACCGCGACGGCTGGAGGCTGGTCCTGGGCGACCTGCGACCCGAGGGCGTGCAGGCCCTGGCCCAGGAGCTTGGCGCGACCGCCCTGGCCTGCGACGTGGCGGATGAGCATCAGGTCGAGGCGCTGGTGCAGACGGCGCTGGACCGGCATGGCCGGCTGGATTGCATGATCAACAATGCCGGCATCCTGGGCGCCATCGGCCCGATCGGAGAGACCGCCGCGCGCGATTTCAACCGCGTGCTGGAGGTCATGGTCAGCGGTGTTTTCCATGGCACCAAGCATGCCGCGAATGCCATGGGCGATCAGGGCGGGGCGATCCTGAACACCGCCAGCCTGGCCGGGGTCGGGGCCTGGGCCAACCATTCCTATACCACCGCCAAGCACGCGGTGGTGGGTCTGACGCGCTCGAGCGCGGTGGAGCTGGCGCCGCGCGCGATCCGGGTGAATGCGCTGGCGCCGGGCAACGTGGTGACGGGCATGACCAGCAGCCTCAGCGGCGGCGAGCAGGCGGCCTATGACCGGGCCCTGGCACGCAATCCCATCCCCTATGTCTGCACGGCCGAGGATATTGCCGATGCCTTCGCCTATCTGGCCGGCCCCTCGGCCCGCGGCATCACCGGGCAGGTGCTGGTGATCGACAGCGGGCTTGACGTCGCGGTGGTCCCGCCCGCCTATCACCAGGCGCCGGGGCGTTTCGTGGAATGA
- a CDS encoding VOC family protein: MILGVHHAAISTHDIERLIGFYTEVLGFELVHRQSWTADAEAQNALLGASGSAAQLAMLRHRNCYLELFQFESPAPERRGPHQRLFGAGLTHLCLAVQDLDAEYERLRQKGVVFHSSPLPRPTFNAVYGHDPDGNVVELLELYDASHPFAAHWPVPE; encoded by the coding sequence GTGATCCTGGGGGTTCATCACGCGGCGATCTCGACCCATGACATCGAAAGGCTGATCGGCTTCTATACCGAGGTGCTGGGGTTCGAACTGGTCCACCGCCAGTCCTGGACCGCCGATGCCGAAGCCCAGAACGCGCTGCTGGGCGCCAGCGGCTCGGCCGCCCAACTGGCGATGCTGCGGCACCGGAACTGCTATCTGGAGCTGTTCCAGTTCGAGTCGCCGGCCCCGGAGCGGCGCGGCCCGCATCAGCGCCTGTTCGGGGCCGGGCTGACGCATCTTTGCCTGGCGGTGCAGGATCTGGACGCCGAATACGAACGGCTGCGACAGAAGGGCGTGGTATTCCATTCCTCGCCCCTGCCGCGGCCGACCTTCAACGCGGTCTATGGCCATGACCCGGACGGCAATGTCGTGGAGCTGCTGGAGCTTTACGATGCGTCCCATCCCTTCGCGGCGCATTGGCCGGTCCCCGAATAG
- a CDS encoding hotdog family protein gives MMADRQNGTGWSFGPVSGPEMAQWCALLRDDNAIHLRREAAEAAGFGPRRVNPGPANLAYVISAAMAAHPQAEFAEIAAFFAGNVFEGDRLAVALTPGPGGTLYAEGRAAPVLQVQFTFKEHD, from the coding sequence ATGATGGCTGACAGACAGAACGGCACCGGCTGGAGCTTCGGCCCGGTCAGCGGCCCCGAGATGGCGCAATGGTGCGCTCTTCTGCGCGACGACAACGCCATCCACCTGCGGCGCGAGGCCGCCGAGGCGGCGGGCTTCGGCCCCCGGCGCGTCAATCCCGGCCCGGCCAACCTGGCCTATGTCATCAGCGCCGCCATGGCCGCCCATCCGCAGGCCGAGTTCGCCGAGATCGCCGCCTTCTTCGCCGGCAACGTCTTCGAGGGCGACCGGCTTGCCGTCGCCCTGACCCCCGGGCCCGGCGGCACACTTTACGCCGAGGGCCGCGCCGCGCCGGTCCTGCAGGTCCAGTTCACCTTCAAGGAGCATGACTGA
- a CDS encoding VOC family protein, whose product MILGIHHAAISTPDLDRALDFYCNLLGFTVASRMEWGPGTALPDTIMGLGGSAARQAKLRAGNCFLELFEFSSPVPSRPERGIQDHGITHLCLHVRDLAAEVARLEAAGIRFRSVPQRRPTHVSVYGHDPDGNVLELLEVMDDGHPFSFATLGPGRDERP is encoded by the coding sequence GTGATCCTGGGTATCCACCACGCCGCCATCTCGACCCCGGACCTGGACCGGGCGCTGGATTTCTATTGCAACCTGCTCGGCTTCACCGTCGCCTCGCGCATGGAGTGGGGGCCGGGCACGGCGCTGCCCGACACGATCATGGGCCTCGGCGGATCGGCGGCGCGGCAGGCCAAGCTGCGCGCCGGCAACTGCTTCCTGGAGCTTTTCGAGTTTTCCAGCCCCGTTCCCAGCCGCCCCGAGCGCGGCATCCAGGACCACGGCATCACCCATCTTTGCCTGCATGTCCGCGACCTTGCGGCCGAGGTCGCCCGGCTCGAGGCGGCGGGCATCCGCTTTCGCTCGGTCCCGCAGCGCCGGCCGACGCATGTCTCGGTCTATGGCCACGATCCCGATGGCAATGTGCTGGAACTGCTGGAGGTGATGGATGACGGCCATCCCTTTTCCTTCGCCACGCTGGGGCCGGGCCGGGACGAGCGGCCGTAG
- a CDS encoding PaaI family thioesterase: MTLDAFHPFKAPESNPPAPEGWIELPSPGGFCDTFGPVHATRDGPGQFAVGFRCTERHLNPSHYCHGAALAAFTDMQAYGVQHLVGYEAAVVPTISMNIDFLSIVHPGDWVRGDIEVTRKTRNLVFAQMRCSVGDRPVMNARALFKVMAMHALADTTYFDRIGPEIERRFARIGR, encoded by the coding sequence ATGACCCTTGACGCGTTCCACCCTTTCAAGGCCCCGGAAAGCAACCCGCCCGCCCCCGAAGGCTGGATCGAGCTGCCTTCGCCCGGCGGATTCTGCGACACCTTCGGCCCCGTGCATGCGACGCGCGACGGGCCGGGGCAATTCGCGGTGGGCTTTCGCTGCACGGAACGCCACCTGAACCCCTCGCACTATTGCCACGGCGCGGCGTTGGCGGCCTTTACCGACATGCAGGCTTACGGCGTGCAGCATCTGGTCGGCTACGAGGCAGCCGTAGTGCCCACGATCTCGATGAACATCGACTTCCTGTCCATCGTCCATCCCGGCGACTGGGTGCGCGGCGACATCGAGGTGACGCGCAAGACCCGCAACCTGGTCTTTGCCCAGATGCGATGCAGCGTCGGCGACCGGCCGGTGATGAACGCCCGCGCGCTCTTCAAGGTCATGGCGATGCACGCGCTGGCCGACACCACCTATTTCGACCGCATCGGCCCCGAGATCGAGCGCCGCTTCGCGCGCATCGGCCGCTGA